A region from the Negativicoccus succinicivorans genome encodes:
- the rlmD gene encoding 23S rRNA (uracil(1939)-C(5))-methyltransferase RlmD, whose translation MKKINAVPVALGRDYPITIHDLGSHGEGVGRYEGFTVFVAGALPGETVRATILTLKKKYAVGDLREIITASPDRVTPPEGYYPEVGIYPLVTWNYAAQLRWKRARVAHLLTHIGDIDVVVEPVIGMADPFHYRNKIQVPVGLRDGRPAIGFYERQSHDIVDMTTCLLQDPATNRLLAAVRKIRAELSTEPYDERTGTGVLRHVVGRTGEGGKVMAILVTATRELPDKERWIERLREEVPELVSLYQNIQKERTNVILGKTMKHLWGHEVLAAIIGDLRFALSPGSFFQVNPVQTRVLYETALQAAQLTGQETVIDAYCGTGTISLFLARRAKRVIGVEKFAPAVKDARNNARLNGLENASFIAGDTAEILPQLAAQGVTPEVIVMDPARAGCDEKVLATVADWQPSRIVYVSCNPATLARDAAYLAARGYAVTYVQPVDMFPHTTHIETVALLSKLNTEHHLDIEIGEDELSEIDFSKDA comes from the coding sequence ATGAAAAAAATAAACGCTGTTCCCGTCGCGCTCGGTCGCGACTACCCGATCACCATTCACGATCTGGGCAGTCACGGCGAGGGCGTCGGTCGTTATGAAGGATTTACCGTATTCGTTGCCGGCGCTTTGCCCGGCGAAACCGTGCGGGCGACTATCCTCACACTGAAAAAGAAATACGCCGTCGGCGATTTACGCGAAATCATCACCGCGTCACCCGATCGCGTCACGCCGCCGGAAGGCTACTATCCCGAAGTCGGGATCTATCCGCTGGTCACGTGGAACTATGCCGCGCAGCTGCGTTGGAAACGCGCTCGTGTCGCGCATTTATTGACCCATATCGGCGACATCGATGTCGTCGTTGAACCCGTCATCGGCATGGCGGATCCCTTCCATTATCGGAATAAAATTCAAGTCCCCGTCGGCTTGCGCGACGGTCGCCCCGCGATCGGCTTTTATGAACGCCAAAGCCACGACATTGTCGATATGACCACTTGCCTCTTGCAGGACCCCGCGACCAATCGCCTGCTCGCCGCCGTGCGCAAAATCCGCGCGGAACTTTCGACCGAACCCTATGACGAACGCACCGGCACCGGCGTACTGCGGCATGTCGTCGGCCGCACCGGCGAGGGCGGCAAAGTAATGGCGATCCTCGTCACCGCCACGCGCGAATTGCCGGACAAGGAACGTTGGATCGAACGCTTGCGCGAAGAAGTGCCCGAACTCGTATCGCTTTACCAAAATATTCAAAAAGAACGCACCAACGTCATTTTAGGCAAAACCATGAAACACTTGTGGGGGCATGAAGTGCTCGCCGCGATCATCGGCGATTTGCGCTTCGCCTTGTCGCCGGGCTCCTTCTTTCAAGTGAACCCCGTACAGACGCGAGTACTCTATGAAACCGCCTTGCAAGCGGCGCAGCTGACCGGGCAAGAAACCGTCATCGACGCCTACTGCGGCACCGGCACCATCTCGCTCTTTCTCGCGCGCCGGGCGAAGCGCGTCATCGGCGTAGAAAAATTCGCGCCCGCCGTCAAAGACGCCCGCAACAACGCCCGCTTAAACGGTTTGGAAAACGCGTCATTCATCGCCGGCGATACCGCGGAAATTTTACCCCAACTCGCCGCGCAGGGCGTCACACCCGAGGTCATCGTCATGGATCCGGCGCGTGCCGGTTGCGATGAAAAAGTGCTCGCGACCGTCGCCGACTGGCAACCGAGCCGCATCGTCTACGTCTCCTGCAACCCCGCCACCTTGGCGCGTGACGCGGCGTACCTCGCCGCCCGCGGCTATGCCGTCACCTATGTGCAACCCGTCGACATGTTCCCGCACACCACGCACATCGAGACGGTAGCTCTGTTGTCCAAACTAAATACAGAACATCATTTAGATATAGAAATAGGGGAAGATGAATTATCTGAAATTGACTTTTCAAAAGACGCA
- a CDS encoding ATP-dependent 6-phosphofructokinase, with amino-acid sequence MVRKVAVLTSGGDAPGMNAALRAVVRAAIYRDWNVVGIRRGYAGLLEEDYLPLFRRSVGGIIHRGGTMLRTARSPEFKEPICQKQALDFLERINVDGLIVIGGDGSLQGAASLSAQGLPTVTIPATIDNDMAGTEDTIGFDTAVNTIVHAVNAIRDTAFSHERIAVIEVMGRSRGHLALTAAAACGAEAVLVPELPVSMDALVERLQTCRYNGKHDGIVIVAEGAAKGADVAQAISERTAFEPSVTVLGYIQRGGAPSAHDSILAGRLGAAAVTALEGNDSAHMIASRAQKMVAVPYAELSQTKRELDMELYQLVHELSM; translated from the coding sequence ATGGTAAGAAAAGTAGCCGTTCTGACCAGTGGCGGCGACGCGCCCGGCATGAACGCCGCGCTTCGAGCGGTCGTGCGGGCGGCGATTTATAGAGATTGGAACGTCGTCGGCATTCGGCGCGGCTATGCGGGGCTGTTGGAAGAAGATTACCTGCCGTTATTTCGTCGTTCCGTCGGCGGCATCATTCACCGCGGCGGCACGATGCTGCGCACCGCGCGCAGTCCCGAATTTAAAGAACCGATCTGCCAAAAACAGGCGCTTGATTTTTTGGAACGCATCAACGTCGACGGCCTGATCGTGATCGGCGGCGACGGCTCGTTACAGGGCGCCGCGTCATTATCGGCGCAGGGCTTGCCGACCGTGACCATACCCGCGACCATTGATAACGACATGGCGGGAACGGAAGACACCATCGGTTTTGATACCGCCGTCAATACGATCGTGCATGCGGTGAACGCCATTCGCGACACCGCTTTTTCGCATGAACGGATTGCCGTCATCGAGGTCATGGGACGTTCCCGCGGCCATTTGGCATTGACTGCGGCGGCCGCGTGCGGCGCGGAAGCGGTACTCGTGCCGGAACTTCCCGTCAGCATGGACGCCCTTGTGGAGCGTTTGCAAACCTGCCGCTACAACGGCAAGCATGACGGCATCGTCATTGTCGCCGAAGGCGCGGCCAAAGGCGCGGATGTGGCGCAAGCCATCAGCGAGCGCACCGCCTTTGAACCGTCCGTCACCGTGCTCGGATATATCCAGCGTGGCGGCGCGCCGAGCGCGCATGACAGCATCTTGGCCGGCCGTTTGGGCGCGGCGGCCGTCACCGCCTTGGAAGGAAACGATAGCGCGCATATGATCGCCAGTCGCGCGCAAAAAATGGTGGCCGTTCCCTATGCGGAATTATCACAAACTAAACGTGAGCTGGACATGGAACTGTACCAACTTGTTCATGAATTGAGTATGTAA
- a CDS encoding shikimate kinase, protein MREERQNRLIKKRNIVLIGSMGTGKSHVGRMLARELGWQFIDTDRFLERERGMSLAELGATLGADALRQAEAEVIERVRRYHHAIIAVGGNFVLEEGMFERLREYGVVVLLYAKTFRIIERVARKQGKRPTIDYDNLAGCVADLNRAWYGWHERADCSVNTTYRTPTRLAYAIRRYLHRAPFRFLTRRGKERHKTRRKGYSYGKKSSRSDQWRRRARHERRASSGRAGGDL, encoded by the coding sequence ATGCGAGAAGAACGTCAAAACCGTCTCATCAAAAAACGCAATATCGTTTTGATCGGCTCTATGGGCACGGGGAAAAGCCATGTCGGGCGGATGCTGGCGCGGGAGTTGGGCTGGCAGTTCATCGACACGGATCGCTTTTTGGAGCGTGAACGCGGCATGTCGCTGGCGGAACTCGGCGCGACACTCGGCGCGGACGCGTTGCGACAGGCGGAAGCCGAGGTCATTGAGCGCGTGCGCCGCTACCATCATGCGATCATCGCGGTCGGCGGCAACTTCGTGTTGGAAGAGGGCATGTTTGAACGTCTGCGCGAATATGGCGTAGTTGTTTTGTTGTACGCGAAAACATTTCGCATCATTGAGCGCGTAGCTCGCAAGCAGGGCAAACGCCCGACCATTGATTACGATAATTTGGCCGGTTGCGTCGCCGACTTGAATCGCGCCTGGTACGGTTGGCACGAACGCGCCGACTGCTCGGTGAATACCACGTATCGGACACCGACGCGCTTGGCGTATGCGATCCGTCGCTACCTGCATCGGGCGCCGTTTCGTTTCCTGACGCGACGCGGCAAAGAGCGACATAAAACGCGACGAAAGGGGTATAGTTATGGTAAGAAAAGTAGCCGTTCTGACCAGTGGCGGCGACGCGCCCGGCATGAACGCCGCGCTTCGAGCGGTCGTGCGGGCGGCGATTTATAG
- the potE gene encoding putrescine-ornithine antiporter yields MADGSQNKMSVVQLTILTAVNMMGSGIIMLPTKLAQVGTMSILSWVVTAVGSMCLAYAFAKCGMYTRRGGGMGGYAEYTFGKAGSFMANYTYGVSLLIANIAIAISAVGYAQEFMEVQLSSVAVGMWTIATLWLATVMNFGGAKYTGRVSSVTVWGVIIPVLGISVLGWFWFNPSTYTEAWNPHNVQFFDGLTQSIAMTLWAFLGMESASANSEAVENPEKNVPIACLGGTLGAAIIYILSTNVMAGIVPNAELAMSSAPFGLAFATMFTPTVGKIVMGLMVMSCFGSLLGWQFTIAQVFKTSSDEGYFPKLFSKVTSYGAPIVGMITITVIQSLLSLMTISDALYEQFETLVNLAVVTNIIPYLLSMAALVVIQKAAGHYSGTTTFIALLGSLYSFYALYSSGFDSMTYGSLVTFFGWTLYGFVSERFDLMDSIYWNREEDKRTGRVDEDAQKLYAAHQAKLDSEAHVSHEYDPAMKSETK; encoded by the coding sequence ATGGCAGATGGCTCACAAAATAAGATGAGCGTTGTCCAGCTGACAATTTTGACAGCTGTCAACATGATGGGGTCCGGTATTATTATGTTACCGACCAAGCTTGCGCAAGTAGGCACCATGTCCATTTTGAGCTGGGTCGTGACAGCGGTCGGTTCGATGTGCTTGGCGTATGCGTTTGCTAAATGTGGTATGTACACCCGCCGTGGCGGCGGTATGGGCGGCTACGCTGAATATACGTTCGGCAAAGCCGGTTCCTTTATGGCGAACTACACTTACGGTGTATCGCTCTTGATTGCCAACATCGCGATTGCGATTTCGGCCGTTGGTTACGCGCAGGAATTTATGGAAGTGCAGTTGTCTTCCGTAGCCGTTGGCATGTGGACGATCGCAACACTTTGGTTGGCGACAGTCATGAACTTCGGCGGTGCGAAATACACCGGGCGAGTTTCTTCGGTTACCGTTTGGGGCGTTATTATCCCGGTACTCGGCATTTCCGTTCTCGGTTGGTTCTGGTTCAACCCGTCGACCTATACGGAAGCTTGGAACCCGCACAACGTGCAATTCTTTGATGGTTTAACACAGTCGATCGCGATGACATTGTGGGCCTTCCTCGGCATGGAATCGGCAAGCGCCAACTCCGAAGCCGTTGAAAACCCGGAAAAGAACGTGCCAATCGCTTGCTTAGGCGGTACGTTGGGCGCAGCTATCATTTACATCTTGTCCACCAACGTTATGGCCGGTATCGTTCCGAACGCGGAACTTGCGATGTCTTCGGCGCCGTTCGGCTTGGCATTCGCGACGATGTTCACCCCGACAGTAGGTAAAATCGTCATGGGTCTCATGGTAATGTCTTGTTTCGGTTCGCTCTTGGGTTGGCAGTTCACGATCGCTCAGGTATTCAAAACCTCGTCGGACGAAGGCTACTTCCCGAAACTGTTCAGCAAAGTTACTTCCTATGGCGCACCGATCGTCGGCATGATCACGATCACCGTCATTCAGTCGCTCCTGTCGTTAATGACGATCAGCGACGCGCTGTATGAACAGTTTGAAACGCTGGTTAACTTGGCGGTTGTTACGAACATCATCCCGTACCTGCTCTCGATGGCGGCTCTGGTCGTTATTCAGAAAGCGGCGGGTCATTACAGCGGAACGACCACCTTCATCGCGCTCCTTGGTTCGTTGTACAGCTTCTATGCGCTGTATTCTTCGGGCTTCGACTCGATGACTTACGGTTCGCTCGTTACCTTCTTCGGTTGGACGCTCTACGGTTTCGTTTCGGAACGTTTCGACCTGATGGATTCCATTTACTGGAACCGTGAAGAAGATAAACGCACGGGCCGTGTCGATGAGGACGCGCAGAAACTCTACGCGGCGCACCAAGCCAAATTGGATAGCGAAGCGCATGTATCGCATGAATATGATCCGGCGATGAAAAGCGAAACTAAATAA
- a CDS encoding ornithine decarboxylase: protein MKHLKVGYSPLAEQYFDLAIGREKVCLDNTDFTDVAVAVITDQEMDYLDKVKETGFNIPVIAVLTEGKALDLQYMGQIDHVIDAANTDTKRGYYSRQVEQAAAAYEEDVLPPFFRSLADYVAAGKSQFDCPGHQGGMFYRKMPAGRAFFDFFGENVFRADLCNADVKLGDLLIHEGPALDAQQHAAQVYNADKTYFVLNGTSSSNKVVLNALLAPGDLVLYDRNNHKSINHGALVQAGATPVYLETARNPFGFIGGILEGCFDEKKLRELAAEMDPKKAKEKRPFRLAVIQLGTYDGTIYNAKQVIEKIGHLCDYILFDSAWVGYEQFIPMMRDCSPMLLELGPDDPGIFVTQSVHKQQAGFSQTSQIHKKDSHIKGQDRYCPHKRLNNAFMMHASTSPFYPMFASLDVNAKMADGEAGKRLWVEAVKLGIETRKAILRSCKMIKPFVPPTVNGKPWEDGDTEDMANNLDYFRFVPGERWHSFDGYGKGQYFVDPMKLQLTTPGINAEDGTYEDFGIHANILANYLRENNIIPEKCDLNSILFLLTPAETQTKMQNLVAQIARFERLIEEDAPMQDVLPTIYYNNIDKYKGYTIRRLCQEMQDFYKERNVKELQKRLFLKDYFPEYVNTPYKANLEFVRNHGELVPVDEIEGRIALEGALPYPPGVLTVVPGERWSATAQKYFLALNEGINQLPGFAPEIQGVYLETEDGKKRAYGYVLKKEYEEEFAKA from the coding sequence ATGAAGCATCTGAAAGTGGGTTACAGTCCGCTCGCAGAACAATACTTTGACTTGGCGATCGGCCGGGAAAAAGTTTGTCTCGACAATACGGACTTCACTGATGTTGCGGTAGCCGTTATTACGGATCAGGAAATGGACTACCTCGACAAAGTGAAAGAAACGGGATTCAATATTCCGGTGATCGCCGTATTGACGGAAGGAAAAGCGCTCGACTTACAATACATGGGCCAAATTGACCATGTCATCGACGCGGCGAACACGGACACCAAACGCGGTTACTACAGCCGCCAGGTTGAACAGGCTGCAGCGGCGTACGAAGAAGACGTATTACCGCCTTTCTTCCGTTCGTTGGCTGACTATGTGGCAGCCGGCAAATCGCAGTTTGACTGCCCGGGCCATCAGGGTGGTATGTTCTACCGTAAAATGCCCGCAGGCCGTGCTTTCTTTGATTTCTTTGGCGAAAACGTATTCCGCGCCGACCTTTGCAACGCCGACGTTAAGTTGGGCGACCTCTTGATTCATGAAGGTCCGGCTTTGGATGCGCAGCAGCACGCAGCGCAGGTCTACAATGCGGACAAAACGTACTTCGTTTTGAACGGTACGTCGTCCTCCAATAAAGTCGTATTGAACGCTTTGCTCGCCCCCGGCGACTTGGTTCTCTATGACCGCAACAACCACAAATCGATTAACCACGGCGCTTTGGTTCAGGCCGGCGCGACTCCGGTATACCTGGAAACCGCTCGTAACCCGTTCGGTTTCATCGGCGGTATTCTGGAAGGCTGCTTCGATGAAAAGAAACTCCGCGAACTCGCTGCCGAAATGGACCCGAAAAAAGCGAAAGAAAAACGCCCGTTCCGTCTGGCGGTGATCCAGCTCGGTACCTATGACGGCACGATCTACAACGCGAAACAGGTCATTGAAAAGATCGGTCACCTCTGCGACTACATTCTCTTTGACTCCGCTTGGGTAGGTTATGAACAGTTCATTCCGATGATGCGCGACTGCAGTCCGATGCTCTTGGAACTCGGTCCGGATGATCCGGGTATCTTCGTAACCCAATCTGTCCACAAACAACAGGCCGGCTTCTCGCAGACCTCGCAGATCCACAAAAAAGACAGCCATATCAAAGGTCAGGATCGTTACTGCCCGCATAAACGCTTGAACAACGCGTTCATGATGCACGCCTCGACCTCGCCGTTCTATCCGATGTTCGCGTCCTTGGACGTCAACGCGAAAATGGCTGACGGCGAAGCAGGCAAACGTCTTTGGGTCGAAGCCGTTAAACTCGGTATCGAAACCCGTAAAGCGATTTTACGCAGCTGCAAAATGATCAAACCGTTCGTTCCGCCGACAGTCAACGGCAAACCGTGGGAAGACGGCGACACCGAAGACATGGCGAACAACCTGGACTACTTCCGTTTCGTTCCGGGGGAACGTTGGCACTCCTTCGACGGTTACGGCAAAGGCCAGTACTTCGTCGATCCGATGAAACTGCAGTTGACCACGCCGGGTATTAACGCGGAAGACGGCACCTATGAAGACTTCGGTATTCATGCCAACATTCTCGCGAACTACCTCCGTGAAAACAACATCATTCCGGAAAAATGCGACTTGAACTCGATTCTGTTCCTCTTGACGCCGGCGGAAACGCAGACCAAAATGCAGAACCTCGTAGCGCAAATCGCTCGCTTCGAACGCTTGATCGAAGAAGATGCGCCGATGCAGGATGTATTGCCGACCATCTACTACAACAATATCGACAAATACAAAGGTTACACGATTCGTCGTCTCTGCCAGGAAATGCAGGACTTCTACAAAGAACGTAACGTGAAAGAACTGCAGAAACGTTTGTTCCTGAAAGACTACTTCCCGGAATATGTCAATACGCCGTATAAAGCGAACCTCGAATTCGTTCGCAACCATGGTGAATTGGTACCGGTTGACGAAATCGAAGGCCGCATCGCCCTTGAAGGTGCGTTGCCGTACCCGCCGGGAGTTCTGACGGTCGTTCCGGGTGAACGCTGGAGCGCTACCGCGCAGAAATACTTCCTCGCGCTGAACGAAGGCATCAACCAGTTGCCGGGCTTCGCGCCGGAAATCCAGGGCGTATACCTGGAAACCGAAGACGGTAAGAAACGTGCTTACGGTTATGTATTGAAGAAAGAATACGAAGAAGAATTCGCGAAAGCGTAA
- the lysS gene encoding lysine--tRNA ligase: MDNAQHEHGSELEQLREGESEQMQIRREKLQKIYDLGVTPFGQKFDWTHHNQQIIDEFAELEEQEVAIAGRIMALRDHGKTAFLNLRDFTGDIQVYLRQDEVSELEYQLFQLLDIGDIVGINGKVFKTHKGEITVRVEKLTLLSKGLRPLPNKWQGLKDPEIRYRQRYVDLIMNPQVRDTFKKRSQIINCIREWLTDHGFMEVETPMMQTIYGGAAARPFITHHNAHNMDVYMRISPELYLKRLVVGGFERVFEINRNFRNEGIDNRHNPEFTMLETYQAYGNFEDAIYQTEQIVSYCAQKVLGTMKINYQGTEIDLTPPWNRMTMPEAVKKFSGEDFDQVETIEEARAIADRLGAEYTEHDGIGKILNACFEEVAEEKLIQPTFIFGHPLEISPLAKQNKENPSITDRFEAFIFGRELANGYSELNDPIDQRGRFEQQMREFEMGDDEAHQMDEDFVTALEYGLPPTGGLGIGIDRMIMFLTDAASIRDVILFPLMRPEEGRAGHGDKADEAAENEEK; the protein is encoded by the coding sequence ATGGATAACGCACAACACGAACATGGTTCCGAACTAGAACAACTGCGCGAAGGCGAATCGGAGCAGATGCAGATCCGCCGTGAAAAGCTGCAAAAGATTTACGATTTAGGAGTGACGCCGTTTGGTCAGAAATTTGACTGGACGCATCATAATCAGCAGATCATTGACGAATTTGCGGAACTGGAAGAACAGGAAGTCGCGATTGCCGGTCGTATCATGGCGCTCCGCGATCACGGCAAAACGGCGTTCCTGAATCTGCGCGACTTCACGGGCGACATTCAAGTCTACTTACGCCAGGATGAAGTATCCGAGCTCGAATACCAACTGTTTCAATTGCTGGATATCGGTGATATCGTCGGAATTAATGGCAAGGTCTTCAAAACGCACAAGGGTGAAATCACCGTGCGCGTGGAAAAACTGACCTTGCTTTCCAAAGGTCTGCGCCCGTTGCCGAACAAATGGCAGGGCTTGAAGGATCCGGAAATCCGTTACCGTCAACGTTATGTCGACCTGATCATGAACCCGCAAGTGCGTGACACTTTCAAAAAGCGTTCGCAGATTATCAATTGTATTCGCGAATGGCTCACCGATCACGGTTTCATGGAAGTCGAAACGCCGATGATGCAGACGATCTACGGCGGCGCCGCCGCGCGTCCGTTCATCACGCACCACAACGCGCATAACATGGATGTGTACATGCGGATCTCGCCGGAATTGTACCTGAAGAGATTGGTTGTCGGCGGTTTCGAACGCGTCTTTGAAATCAACCGCAACTTCCGCAACGAAGGTATCGACAACCGTCACAACCCGGAATTCACGATGCTGGAAACGTACCAGGCGTACGGCAACTTTGAAGACGCCATCTACCAGACGGAACAAATCGTTTCCTACTGCGCGCAGAAGGTACTCGGTACGATGAAAATTAACTATCAGGGGACGGAAATCGATCTCACCCCGCCGTGGAACCGCATGACCATGCCGGAAGCGGTCAAGAAATTCTCGGGTGAAGACTTCGACCAGGTAGAAACAATTGAAGAAGCGCGCGCGATCGCGGATCGCCTCGGTGCGGAATACACGGAACATGACGGCATCGGCAAGATCCTGAACGCGTGCTTTGAAGAAGTGGCGGAAGAAAAACTGATTCAGCCGACCTTTATTTTCGGTCACCCGCTGGAAATCTCGCCGCTCGCGAAACAAAATAAAGAAAACCCGTCGATTACCGACCGCTTTGAAGCTTTTATCTTCGGTCGCGAACTCGCCAACGGTTACTCCGAATTGAATGACCCGATCGATCAGCGCGGACGCTTTGAGCAGCAAATGCGTGAATTCGAAATGGGCGATGACGAAGCCCATCAGATGGACGAAGACTTCGTCACCGCATTGGAATATGGCTTACCGCCGACTGGCGGTTTGGGTATCGGGATTGATCGCATGATTATGTTCCTGACGGATGCCGCATCCATTCGCGATGTCATTCTGTTCCCGCTGATGCGTCCGGAAGAGGGACGCGCCGGACACGGTGACAAAGCGGACGAAGCAGCGGAAAACGAAGAAAAATAA
- a CDS encoding LysR family transcriptional regulator, which translates to MNLDFYRNFVIVAESYTVSEAARRLNIAQPALSAQIKRLESYYGVQLIKTRQGSRHLELTAAGELLYRRMRHILNATDVLRTDLKMVAFNELETVAIGTVPDLSMAVGEYVTDFVEQHPDRRWRIMVNDLATLAEHLERGEIHCIMTPFAASQAFMYTLEGAFTRPIYAIGEKDHPLLKDKQHVRMASLTKDPICLATELEDGFFRGCREEHVEIPVGIRCTSTATVVDVALRCHRIAVIAGDVSPWLAPYVTAVPLRSKYLRAEHYVYTQKGSENPKVMRQFLDYLKARKDYQPDFPRSEMSAEG; encoded by the coding sequence ATGAATCTGGATTTTTATCGCAACTTTGTTATTGTGGCGGAATCCTATACCGTAAGTGAAGCCGCGCGACGTTTGAATATCGCGCAGCCGGCCTTGTCAGCGCAAATTAAAAGACTGGAGTCGTATTACGGCGTTCAACTGATTAAAACGAGACAGGGCAGTCGTCACTTGGAGTTGACGGCCGCCGGTGAACTTTTATATCGGCGGATGCGCCATATTTTGAATGCGACGGATGTACTGCGGACCGACCTGAAAATGGTCGCTTTCAATGAATTGGAAACGGTCGCGATCGGCACGGTGCCGGATCTTTCCATGGCCGTGGGGGAGTATGTCACCGACTTTGTGGAACAACACCCGGATCGTCGTTGGCGCATCATGGTCAACGATCTCGCTACGCTCGCCGAGCACTTGGAACGCGGTGAAATTCATTGCATCATGACACCGTTCGCCGCGTCGCAGGCGTTTATGTATACATTGGAAGGTGCTTTTACGAGACCGATTTACGCGATCGGGGAAAAGGATCATCCGCTACTGAAAGATAAACAACACGTGCGGATGGCGTCGTTGACCAAGGATCCGATTTGCTTGGCGACGGAATTGGAAGACGGATTTTTCCGCGGCTGTCGTGAAGAACATGTCGAAATTCCCGTTGGGATACGCTGCACATCGACGGCGACGGTGGTCGATGTGGCCTTGCGTTGCCATCGGATCGCGGTCATCGCGGGCGACGTGTCGCCGTGGCTGGCGCCCTACGTTACGGCGGTTCCGTTGCGTAGCAAGTACCTGCGAGCGGAGCATTACGTCTATACGCAAAAAGGGTCGGAGAACCCGAAAGTCATGCGTCAATTTCTTGATTATCTCAAGGCGAGGAAGGACTACCAACCTGATTTCCCACGTTCCGAGATGTCTGCGGAGGGTTGA
- the potE gene encoding putrescine-ornithine antiporter has translation MSQETKKMGVVQLTIITAVNMMGSGIIMLPAKLASVGTMSILSWLVTAVGSMCLAYCFAQCSMFSREQGGMGGYADNAFGKAGNFICNYTYSFSLIIANVAIAISAVGYGTEFMDMKLSALGVGIAAIATLWVTAVLNFGGAGITGKIGSVTVWGVIIPVVGISLIGWFWFDPTLYINSWNPHGLPFMEGVSESITLTLWSFLGLESACANSDAVENPEKNVPIAVLGGTLGAAIVYIASTNVMAGIVPVDQLAASNAPFGFVFAHMFSPIVGKIVMGLMSLACIGSLLGWQFTTAQVLKSSADVGYFPHVFSKVTRANAPVAGMIIMTIIETVIAFTTISPSLMEQFSAIVDLAVVTNLVPYVLSMAALPVILHKAGVSKQKQMTTYVVNLIATAYSFYALYACGEFALAYGGLVTFLGWTFYGFVAKRFEVGQTKEKMTATQV, from the coding sequence ATGTCACAAGAAACAAAAAAAATGGGCGTCGTTCAGCTGACTATTATTACGGCGGTTAACATGATGGGCTCCGGCATCATCATGTTGCCCGCCAAGCTGGCGTCCGTTGGTACGATGTCGATCCTCTCCTGGCTGGTGACGGCGGTAGGGTCGATGTGTTTGGCTTACTGTTTTGCCCAATGTAGCATGTTCAGCAGAGAACAGGGCGGCATGGGCGGCTACGCTGACAACGCGTTCGGCAAGGCCGGCAATTTTATTTGCAACTATACGTATTCGTTTTCATTGATTATCGCCAACGTCGCGATTGCGATTTCCGCGGTCGGCTACGGCACGGAATTTATGGATATGAAACTGTCTGCCTTGGGCGTTGGGATTGCAGCGATCGCGACGCTTTGGGTGACGGCAGTACTGAATTTCGGTGGCGCCGGCATTACCGGCAAAATCGGTTCCGTTACCGTTTGGGGCGTAATTATTCCGGTCGTCGGCATCAGTCTGATCGGCTGGTTCTGGTTTGACCCGACGCTCTATATCAACTCATGGAACCCGCACGGACTGCCTTTTATGGAAGGAGTCAGCGAGTCGATTACGCTAACCCTCTGGTCGTTCTTGGGTTTGGAATCCGCATGCGCCAACAGCGACGCGGTGGAAAATCCGGAAAAGAACGTACCGATTGCGGTGTTGGGCGGCACGCTGGGAGCAGCGATCGTCTACATTGCCTCGACCAATGTGATGGCGGGGATAGTGCCGGTTGATCAGTTGGCTGCTTCCAACGCACCGTTCGGTTTTGTCTTTGCGCATATGTTCAGTCCGATCGTCGGCAAGATCGTCATGGGTCTGATGTCGCTCGCCTGCATCGGTTCGCTTTTGGGCTGGCAGTTCACGACCGCGCAGGTATTGAAGTCGTCGGCGGACGTCGGCTACTTCCCGCATGTTTTCTCGAAAGTCACGCGCGCCAATGCGCCGGTCGCGGGCATGATCATCATGACGATTATCGAAACCGTCATCGCGTTTACGACGATTTCCCCGAGTCTGATGGAACAGTTCAGCGCGATCGTCGATCTCGCGGTCGTCACCAATCTCGTTCCGTATGTGCTTTCGATGGCCGCCTTGCCGGTTATTTTGCATAAAGCGGGCGTGTCGAAACAAAAACAGATGACCACGTACGTGGTTAACCTCATTGCTACCGCGTACAGCTTCTACGCCCTGTATGCCTGCGGCGAATTCGCTCTGGCTTACGGCGGTCTGGTCACCTTCTTAGGCTGGACATTTTATGGCTTTGTCGCCAAGCGATTCGAAGTTGGTCAAACGAAAGAAAAAATGACGGCAACTCAAGTGTAA